In one Rutidosis leptorrhynchoides isolate AG116_Rl617_1_P2 chromosome 8, CSIRO_AGI_Rlap_v1, whole genome shotgun sequence genomic region, the following are encoded:
- the LOC139863940 gene encoding uncharacterized protein, which produces MAHKLNDKILSKVRKISPGETSNEVAKKDESGKRKWEVMCSKCNKQGHIAQDCKSSVSNTAAKEPTNGKDKVVAQRVCYGCRKPGHFIDSCPDKKKNGGNARGRAFNINVRDAEEDPELVTGTFSVNNLLVHVLFDSGADLCFVSSKLSPKIITPLSTLDRRYTVEVASGKLLKAEKVYRNCSITLGDRSFELDLIPIKLGSFDVIIGMDWLSKNRAEIVCYEKAIRIPQVDGKPLMIYGDRKCNQLSLISYLKVQKYLRKGCHAILAHVSKPDPKKRQLSDIAIIRDFPEVFPEDLPGLPPHRAVEFQIDLAPGAAPVARVPYRLATSEL; this is translated from the exons ATGGCACACAAGCTAAATGACAAGATTTTGAGTAAGGTAAGGAAGATCTCGCCTGGAGAAACTAGCAATGAGGTTGCTAAGAAAGATGAGAGCGGGAAGCGAAAATGGGAAG TTATGTGTTCCAAGTGCAACAAACAGGGACACATAGCCCAAGATTGCAAGAGCTCTGTTTCTAATACTGCTGCAAAGGAACCTACTAATGGGAAGGATAAAGTTGTTGCACAGAGGGTTTGTTATGGGTGTAGAAAACCAGGGCATTTTATCGATTCGTGCCCGGATAAGAAGAAAAATGGTGGGAATGcacgtggtagagcgttcaacattaatgttaGAGATGCGGAAGAGGATCCTGAGTTGGTTACTGGTACGTTTTCAGTCAATAATTTACTGGTTCATGttctatttgattctggtgcggatttATGTTTTGTGTCTAGCAAACTAAGTCCTAAAATTATCACTCCATTATCGACCTTAGACAGAAGGTATACTGTAGAGGTAGCGAGTGGTAAATTACTTAAGGCTGAAAAAGTGTATCGTAATTGTAGTATAACTTTGGGTGATAGAAGTTTTGAATTAGACTTGATACCTATTAAGttaggaagtttcgatgtaatcattggtatggattggctatcCAAGAATCGAGCCGAGATTGTTTGCTATgagaaggctattcgtattcctcaaGTAGATGGAAAACCGTTAATGATCTATGGTGATAGGAAGTGCAATCAGTTGAGcctcattagctatttgaaagtTCAGAAGTATCTCAGGAAAGGGTGTCACGCTATTCTTGCTCACGTAAGTAAACCCGATCCAAAAAAAAGACAGTTGAGTGACATAGCAATCATCCGCGACTTTCCCGAAGTGTTTCCTGAAGATTTACCCGGACTTCCACCACACCGAGCGGTCGAATTCCAAATTGATCTAGCAccgggtgctgctcctgtagcccgTGTGCCTTATAGACTTGCTACATCCGAACTCTAA